The Natator depressus isolate rNatDep1 chromosome 23, rNatDep2.hap1, whole genome shotgun sequence sequence catcctctgcccctccatgcacttcccacagcgagtccgcccaggcagggtcctggggcagccagggggtcctgccccccaactccgcagtcagacatgactctcagccagccggggaaacagaaggtttattagatgacaggaacatggtctaacacagagcttgtaggtgcagagaccaggacccctcagtcaggtccgtcttggggggcagggaggccagagccccatctgggcctccctccatttccccagccagctccaaactgagactctcctgcccctcctctggcctttttctctttcccaggccaggaggtcacctgatctctttgttccccagccccttcagttggcaccttgcagagggggggcccaggccatcagtggccaggagacggggtgtcggccattctctgtgcagaccccATCACACTGACCCCCTAGGGCTCTGCCACAATCACACTCTCTTATCCCACCagctagatccttaagaactgcctaggggaaactgaggcacccacccagtattcagagaaaacattaagagcattcccacttcgtcacagagagtttttgcatggggtTGATTTAAGCCTGGAGGATGCATTTTCAGCCTCAGAACTATATCCATGAAATTTTAACCCATAACCTCACTGTAACATCCCTGTAACAATTACTCTAACATCACTGCTCCAGCCATGCTCCGTGCGTCATGCGCCTTCCGGAGACACCCGGCGTGGCAAACGTTGCATTGGATCCCACACCGTCATGTTATGAAggtgaacatgggggtgctgggtgtccccccgaggtacagagcgtcacaggGGCGCTCTGCCCCGGCTGTCAGCGCTGACCCCAAGAACATTGTGTCCCCGCGGGCACCCGGCCGCCCTGTCTTCGCCGTGCCCCTAACGGGAACCGGGGGGGGGACGCCCTTGCCTGGCGCAGGCCCCACTCTTCTCACCTCTCCTGGGTGGATACAGGCACCTCCTCCAGCCAGTCTGcccccccaactccgccccccaGCTCGCCCCGTAGACCCCGCAGCTGCAGGGCGTGAGACCCTCACAGGGTCAGGGGAACTGGGGCCTGCTTGTGGGGAGGTTAGGGATTAAAACATACACACAGGCTGCAGGACACACAGAACAGGggcgcagggacacacacacacagggacacacacacaccctggggcagcagggacacacgcgcggggcagggggcacagggacacacacacgcagagcagggggtgcagggacacacagtAGCGGGCAACTGGACACACAGAGCAggaggcacacacacacacacacacagagggactCACacaccccaggggcagcagggacacacacacacacagggactcacagggacacacagagcaggggacacagggacacacacacggggggacacacacagagagagcagggggtgcagggggacacacacacagggggACACACCCAGggggacacacacagagcagggggtgcagggacacacccaggggcacacagacacacagagagcggggacacacacacatacagggggagacacactctctctctctctcacacacacacacacagccgggccctgccccccaacgcccccctcccggagccggcCCCGCCCCTCGTTCCCTACAAGGGCGGGCGGCGGCTTCGGACCCTTCTTaaccccccggccccggccccggccccgcgccGCCTCCGGAGTCCGGACACTCGGGTAACCCGGCCGGGGGAGCCCCTGTCCTGGGGGTGATGGCCGGAAGGGGACGGCCTGCCCCCCACTAACctctgtggggatggaggggaggggacccgCCTGCCCCCCACTAGCctctggggggatggaggggaggggacccgCCTGCCCCCCACTAGCCTctggggaggatggaggggaggggacccacctgccccccactgatccctggggggatggaggggaggggacccgCCTGCCCCCCACTAGCctctggggggatggaggggaggggacccgcctgccccccacttatccctgtggggatggaggggaggggacccgCCTGCCCCACACTAGCctctgtggggatggaggggaggggacctgcctgccccccactaacctctgtggggatggaggggaggggacccacctgccccccactgatccctgtggggatggaggggaggggacccgCCTGCCCCCCACTAGCctctggggggatggaggggaggggacccgCCTTCCCCCCACTTATccctgtggggatggaggggaggggacctgcctgccccccactaacctctggggaggatggaggggaggggacccacctgccccccactgatccctggggggatggaggggaggggacccgCCTGCCCCCCACTAGCctctggggggatggaggggaggggacccgCCTGCCCCCCACTAGCctctgtggggatggaggggaggggacccgcctgccccccacttatccctgtggggatggaggggaggggacgccctgccccccactaacctctgtggggatggaggggaggggacccgCCTGCCCCCCACTAACCTCTGGGGAGGATGGAGGTGAGGGGACCCGCCTGCCCCCCACTAACCTctggggaggatggaggggaggggacccgCCTGCCCCCCACTGATCCctgggggaatggaggggaggggacccgcctgccccacactgatccctggggggatggaggggaggggacccacctgccccccactagcctctggggggatggaggggaggggacccgCCTGCCCCCCACTGATCCctgggggaatggaggggaggggacccgcctgccccacactgatccctgtggggatggaggggaggggacccaCCTGCCCCCCACTAGCCTctggggggatggatgggaggGGACCCGCCATCCCCCCAACTCCGGGGAGGGGGAGACTGGCTGCAGGGGGATATTTTCAACCCAGATGAGCGTGGggtaccccagccccccatcccaatgctgcccccccccatctTCCCCCATCGTAGCATCTCCAGGGCCTGGCTGGATCTTCCAGAGCTCCCACCGTGCCCCCAGGCTTGAAGGGGGGGCTCCCCTCcgtcccatccccccagcccccaaactggCTCGGGACCCCCTCCCTCCCGATAAGGGGATTTATATTTAGCAGCAGCCACTTAGGGGCTTATCGGCCCGAGCGGCTCCCGCCCCAAATAGGGGAAaggagccggggctgggggagataACGGGCCCCAGCGCAGGGTCTtgcctgagccagccagtccctgccctggggccgcatgggagccggcgccccctagaggggacaggccccggccCCATTCCCCGGCCCCCTGAGCCCAGACCCAGACCCTGTGCAGAGCAAATAAGATTTTTCCATCTTCTCCTCCTAGCTGTTTATAGTGAAACCCACCTGCTCCTGATGGCAGACGAGTGAGTTACTGGCTTTTGACTTatccagctctgggaagggagtggggtctagtgggtagagcctgggggcaggggggctgggagcctggactcctgggttctctccctggctctgggaggggagtggggtctagcgggttagagcagggggaaggcagccaggactcctgggttcctccccagctctgggaagggagtggggtctagtgggtagagcctgggggcaggggggctgggagcctggactcctgggttctctccctggctctgggaggggagtggggtctagtggttagagcagggggaaggcagccaggactcctgggttcctccccagctctgggcggggagtggggtctagtggttagagcagggggggctgggagccaggaccctgtGATTTTTTGAGGGGGTACATCCCtgtccccgctctgtgcctccatttcccagtATGCGAAAGGGGGCAAATCCCCCTGGCTcatgggggcagagaagggtcGATCGCTGTGCGAAGGGCTTTGGGCcctgccagcaggaggcgccgggGCAGCAAGGTGGGGGGAGACTAGGGCTGCTCGAGCCTAATCGCCgtccctctttctttctctgcagGGAGGACATCACCgtaaggaggagctggggggggccttTCCCCTGCTACACCTGGGGAATCTCTGGGGCGgcgccatggggtggggggtggttctGTGAGATCAAAGCCACTTTCAcaggctgcccctgcccaggCCTGTGTCAGAGCTGGTGCCCcatagaggggacaggccctgggccccatttcccagcccccggcgccccctagaggggacaggccccatgccccattccccgccccccggagccagccagtccccgcctggggccggatgggagctggcgccccctagaggggaaaggccccatgccccattcacaaccccccggagccagccagtccccgcctgGGGCCGGacgggagctggcgccccctagaggggaaaggcccatgCCACATTCACAACCCCtagccagccagccccccgctACATTTAATCTCCTGGATGTTGCTCCGGCTGGTGTCACCCCCATTGTATCCCCCCCCGGATAAATGACTCCGCCCACTTTCCAAATATTTCGGGGTCATTGCCTGTAAGTGGAGGAGGGGCCTTGAGTTATTGTTGCTCTGGGGACTGGacacctgtccccctcccccgctcgcCAAGGCCACCCCGGCACCTTGGTGCAACCTGGGGTGACGCCCTGAATTCCTCCCCCCCAGtacgaggaggaggaagaggaagaggaggatgtcatagaggaggaggaagaggcagccGAGGAGGGGCCCGAAGAACCTGAGCCTCCCAAGccggctcccccgcccccaccgccGTCCTCCGTCCCACTCCTCCGGCGCAAATCTTCCGCCAACTACCGGGCCTATGCAACCGAGCCACACGTCAAGGTGGGCGCTGGGCCCGGGGCAACGTGCTCCCCGcgacaggctctgggctgggaccccgAAGAGCTGGGGctgcttcctggctctgccccagatgCCCTCTCAGTCGTGggagggtctgtgcagcacctggcgcgacggggccctgatcttggtcggcGGGAggagggtctgtgcagcacctggcgcgacggggccctgatctcggtcggggggACGAGTCCTGAGCTGGTCTCATAATACACCTAATGAAAACTCTCCTGCTTGTTCTAATGCAGAGAAAATCCAAGATAACGGCATCTCGGAAATTACAGCTCAAGGTAACATCTCAGGCTTCCCATCTGGGCTTGTGGATCTGGTCTAGAGAGGGGGCGGGAGGCCAAGATGGGTAGATGGGTCTGTGAGTCTGGtctggggaggggcgggaggcCGGGGTTGATGGGCCCATGGGTTGGGTCTGGGGAGGGTGTGGGAGgccggggtagatgggcctgTAGGTAGGGTCCAGGGAGAGGGTGGGAGGTCGGGGTAGATGGGTCTGTGGGTCtagtctggggagggggcaggacaccAGGTAGATGGGCCCGTGGGTCtggtctggggaggggcaggaggccgGGGTCGATGGGCCCGTGGGTCgagtctggggagggggcaggacaccAGGTAGATGGGCCCGTGGGTCtggtctggggaggggcaggaggtcgGGGTCGATGGACCCATGGGTCgggtctggggagggggcgggaggccGGGGTAGGTGGGCCTGTGGGTCTGGTCCGGGGCGGGAAGCTGTGGGTCCCACTGAGGGGTGTCACCCAGCTCCCTTCGTGCCCCCCAGATGCTGATGCTGCAGATCGCgaagcaggagctggagcaggaggaggaggagcggggccGGGAGAAGCAGCGGTACCTGGCCGAGCACTGCACCCCGCTCGCCCTGGCCAGCCTGCCCCTGGCCGAGCTGCAGGTAAACCACCCCCCTACCCCGGACccccaggcagggggaggagggctgggttTCATGGGGGCCTGGGTGAGCccggggagaggtggggggatgGGTCCAGAGGGGGCTGAGAGGGGACcccttttctcctcctttctctccccccgcctcccctttcccccccaggaTCTGTGCCGGGAGCTGCATGCCCGCGTGGACCGTGTGGACGAGGAGCGTTATGACATGCAGGTTCGGGTCAGCAAGAGCATCAACGAGGTACGGCCAAGACGGGGGGGGCCCCCTGGCTCCCCTTGCACCCCCATGCCAGCCCAGAGACTCCAAAaaccagccagagccccccccccgccccagcccaccccacgaAAGGGCTGCAGAGACGGAACGAACCTCCGGCTGCAATAACAAAACCGGTCACTAGATGGCGCCGCGGGGCTGGGGTTTAGCCCCGCCCCCTTAAACGCCGCCGCCCCCCACCTCACACTCCCCACAGCACGGCGCCCCCTAGTGCCCCCTGGCAGCATCTGCCGGCCAGGTTTGAGCagtccctgctgagcccccccccccggcccactcCCTGCACCtcgcgccccccccgccccgttgttacctgaccccctcccccgccgccctGACCCCCAGATCGAGGATCTGAACCAGAAGATCTTCGACCTGCGGGGGAAATTCAAGCGCCCGGCACTGCGGCGGGTCCGGCTCTCGGCCGACGCCATGATGCAGGCGCTGCTGGGCTCCAAGCACAAGGTGTCCATGGACCTGCGGGCCAACCTCAAGCAGGTCAAGAAGGACGACGCGGAGAAGGtgagcggggggggctggggggtggggggagcaggggaagcctccccccccactccgggGTATCAGGACtgaccctcttcccccccgccccccgcaggaGAACCGGGAAGTGGGCGACTGGCGCAAGAACATCGACGCCCTGAGCGGCatggaggggaggaagaagaaattCGAGACCTCGGGGCctgggcagggctgagcaggTGACCCCgcgccccacggcgccccctgctgggagaggggctggggttgCCAGGACCCCGCCCCCAGAGCCGGCGCTCCCGCCCCgcgccccacggcgccccctgctgggagaggggctggggtcgCCAGGACCCCGCCCCCAGAGCCGGCGCTCCCGCCCCgcgccccacggcgccccctgctgggagcggggctggggtcGCCAGGACCCCGCCCCCAGAGCCGGCGCTCCcgcgccccacagcgcccccgctgggagggatggggctgGGATTGCCGCGACCCCCTCTCCCTCACAGCCGGCGCTTCTGCTCCgcgccccacagcgcccctgctgggagaggtggggctgggatccCCGAGCTCAGATGGaggatggggctggggctgggacatTGTTTCTTCGGTGGTTTCACTTTCctctttgtctttctgtttctctccgGCAGGAGCAGAGAATTGCCgttgcggggggagggaaacaaGATGATGGACCCCAAAACtgccccccccaagccccactcTCGATTCtacccctccccgcctccccattcccctccctaCCTTCCCAGGCCATGGCACCCCACAGTGTCACCCCTCGGCTTTGAAAGCTGCCCCCACCAATAAAGCATCTCTGAGTGTCGGGGgctgtctgtccgtctgtctgctGGCCCCTGTCCGGAGTGGGGGAGCTCCCCAGGGGCCCTGCAGttcgggggctgggagccagggccttTCCCCACTAGGGGGCGTCTTTCCctgctccctgctctaacccatagaccccactcccctcccagagccagggagagaacccaggcgtcctggctcccagtgccacACCCTCTAACCACtcaactttggggaaggggggagcgaTAACAAGTCCCAGAGGGTCccattgtcacggagtccctgggcgatgctctggaactgctccccatgaagccaggcaggactctggggaagtctcctttctgggagcacctgtctgcaggacacacagctcacacagcttccaccttcctgggtctgacctcggaccattcagcctcctctgcccctccatgcgcttcccccagcaagtccgcccaggcggggtcctggggggaccAGAGGGTcttgccccccaactccgcagtcagacgggactctcagccagccagtaaaacagaggtttattagacgacaggaacatggtctaacacagagcttgtaggtgcagagaacaggacccctcaggtccattttggggggcagtgagccagacaaccacgtctgcccttcactccatgtctccagccagccccaaactgaaactccctccagccccccaaaccctcctctgggctttgtccctttcccgagccaggaggtcacctgattcctttgttctccaaccctttagctctcaccttgcaggggggaagggcccaggccatcaggtgccaggaaacagggtgtcggccattctctgtgtccagacccctgcacacacctgccctctagggctctgcaaggatcatacacccttactgcaccccctagagacttaagaactgcctaggggaaactgaggcacccccacactattcagaggaaacattaagaacagtcccactttgtcacacccaTCACTCTGGACGGTCGTTCTTAGGGGATCAGGTGAATGGATGTAGGGCATTTATCCAGCCACCCCAGGCAgcagggagtgaggggcaccggcagggctgggctagcagggggctgcaggtcgggagtgaggggcaccggccgaGCAGCATGGgacccagctgcctcctctccaacccttcccccccatggcagcaggaagagcttggtgctgcccccctccccttcccaccttGCCCATGTCAGGAAGTGGCTCATTcacaggctggggtggggtggatttACCAGAGTCCAAAGGGCCCTGGAGTCATTGCAGAGAAATAATCTCCAGGTGTCAGtgccccaccccaccagctgCAGGTTCCTGCCCCCAACcttagcgccgccctggggccagccctgactgccaggggagaggccCCTGCAACCCAGCACTGGATAaaacccaggagtgctggcttgcggcccccctgctctcaccactagaccccactcccctcccagagccagggagagaacccaggagtcctggctcccagcccccccaccccccgctctaaccactagacccccctcccctcccagagctggggagagaacccaggaatgcTACTTTTGCCTTGCAGGTCACCAATAGCTGCACCCCGGTACCCGAATTCCTTTGCCACGTCCCTGCCTGCTCGCCAGCCCCTGCCACTGGCTACTCCCAGAAatcccagctcctctgccccaGAAAGGAGCCGTGTGCCCCGGGTTCCCACCGCGGCGGTGACCCACACCGCGCTTGCCGTCGCACACGCAGAGGTGTGtttcaggcaggagggagggtcCGCAAGCAGCAACAATGGCAGGAAAGGGTGACGATAGAAAACGAAAGTCCTAAAACATGAACAACGGCTCACACTTCTCAAGAGTTCTCTCTCCTAGTTAATGAGGTTGGCCTTGCCTctctgctggggacagaacccaggcatcctggctcccagccccttctgcTCTCACCcactgctcccagagccaggcggagaacccaggagtcctggctcctagtctcCCCACTCTAACCATTCAACCATGCAGATGGAGACGGCCCCGTCACTCTGGACACTCCTGTGAGAAGTTGTCCGATGTAGGTCATTGGCTCCTCCGTATGGGCTCTGAACCCCACCAGCCCAGCTCCAATTTCCTCCCATGTCTCCAGCACAGCCCGCCCGGTGGGTGTGTCCGTGACAGGGTAGATCCTGTTTGCAGCCCGTGGCCACCGGATGAGCTCCTTTAGCCAAGTGTCCCACTCCGCAGCGGAGAGAGATCGGCGTTGATCCCAATCCACTCGGGCAGGAAGGCGGCTGCAGGCTTGAAGACCTCGAGGAAGGGGGAGTCGGGGAGGGTGTAGTTGGCCAAGTAGACGGTCTCCCCCCCAGCCAGGTAGCCGGCCCAGATGCCGAAGGTCCCGATGGTCATGATCGTGTGGTTGCAATGAGCCAAGAGAGCAAAGTCCCTCCCTGGCGAGGACTCCTTCCCGTCCCCCGAGAAATACACGTCTCCCCGTGAGGCGTCGATGTTCTCTCGGCACCACTCCATCCCATTGCTGGTCACCACAAAGACCGGCTCCTGGTACTTGTCCCGGAAGTAGCCCATGGCCTTCTCCAGGTAGGCCTTGTCCGCCACCACCCCCTTCCAGCGCTCGTCCATCACCTGGACGTAGTCCCCCCTCCGGACGTGGACACCCACGTAGGTCACGTTGCGGCGCTGCCCGCGCAGCCCGGCCAGGTACCGGTTGGCCTCCTCCTTGATGTGGTCGTGGAAGGAGAATTCCTGGAGGATCTCCTGCCGGAGGTGGTGGTAGAAGGTCCAGGAGCAGGGGTAGCCCGTCAGCCGGACGTATTTCCCCTCGATGTGCCTGTACTCCTCCGACATCCAGTCATGGAGCTCATAGTCCTTCCATGGAATCCTCCAAGCCCTGAATCTGGAGATCACAGGCAGGCTGATGTGGAAGAGCGGTGCCAGCTGTTGGTGCATGGCCGGGAGGATGTAGGCCAGGCGCCTGTTCATCTTGGCCAGGGCGTAGAGGGTGGCGTATTCCCCCATCTGGTTCCCCAGGCGCCCGAGGGAGTTCACGGTCCACACGCCCTGCTCCGTGGGTCGGGGCTGCCGTGGGTCACTGGGAGAGGCAATCTTCTGCTCCTGTGGGGGGAACTGGCTCTGTAGCTGTAGGAAGGAGACTATGCCCAGGACACCCAGCAGGTACAGGAAGATCAAGAGGACTTGCTGGACAGAGATCCAAGAGATCAGGGATTTCATGGCTCTgagaagcagggcggggcacGATCCAGGCCTGGGGGGAGACAGAGCAAGAATTTCAGACCCTCTGCGATGGGTCTAATTCTTATCTACACCACAAGTGTAGTGACCAGCTACTGCCAGGATAAGGGCATCGGAGGATGGTGGGAGCAATGGGAAAGCATGCTAGATAAGTGGGTGATTGGGAACATGAGGAGAAGGCTGGGTGGATGGGAAGGCAGGGAGGGTGAGTGGTCAATGGATGGGAAAGCTGACAGGGTGGCTGGATGAAGGAGAAGATGGTTTGGGTGGAGGGGAAGTCAGGGGGTAGGTGGGCAGGTTGGGGGGGTGGCTGGATGGATGGGTGAGAAGAGGGTGATGCAGCCGGGTGGCCTTGAGGGGTATGGCTGGGGTGTTAGATCAGGCCTGGAGGCCAACGGTAAATCCCATACAAGACGGCTGTGCAGGAACCAGCTCAGCCCCGCGAGCCGTGATGAAGACATCGGTGTCCAGAAAATATAGCATGTTCCACGATCCTGCAGCCAAACAAGGGGCCGACCACCCGGGGCCCATCATCTCAGGGTGCCCCCAGGCACTTGCGGAGCAGAACCATCAGGGGTACATCTGGGCCTCTGCCTTGCCAGTGAGGTACTTGTGGGGTCGAGCAGTGGAGCCAGCTTCACACTCCCACTGCTCTGCCCGTGGCTGCTCC is a genomic window containing:
- the TNNI3 gene encoding troponin I, cardiac muscle; amino-acid sequence: MLMLQIAKQELEQEEEERGREKQRYLAEHCTPLALASLPLAELQDLCRELHARVDRVDEERYDMQVRVSKSINEIEDLNQKIFDLRGKFKRPALRRVRLSADAMMQALLGSKHKVSMDLRANLKQVKKDDAEKENREVGDWRKNIDALSGMEGRKKKFETSGPGQG
- the LOC141976433 gene encoding galactoside alpha-(1,2)-fucosyltransferase 2-like, whose translation is MEKGDECRGEASELGFPLGTSALESSGFLPLVEEQPRAEQWECEAGSTARPHKYLTGKAEAQMPGSCPALLLRAMKSLISWISVQQVLLIFLYLLGVLGIVSFLQLQSQFPPQEQKIASPSDPRQPRPTEQGVWTVNSLGRLGNQMGEYATLYALAKMNRRLAYILPAMHQQLAPLFHISLPVISRFRAWRIPWKDYELHDWMSEEYRHIEGKYVRLTGYPCSWTFYHHLRQEILQEFSFHDHIKEEANRYLAGLRGQRRNVTYVGVHVRRGDYVQVMDERWKGVVADKAYLEKAMGYFRDKYQEPVFVVTSNGMEWCRENIDASRGDVYFSGDGKESSPGRDFALLAHCNHTIMTIGTFGIWAGYLAGGETVYLANYTLPDSPFLEVFKPAAAFLPEWIGINADLSPLRSGTLG